Proteins found in one Amycolatopsis umgeniensis genomic segment:
- a CDS encoding DUF998 domain-containing protein: MTTSQVTARSPLALLAAVVSVAGGALLILLLQVLPATSGISPVRRTISEYALSENKWIFDVAVLLVAFGSAIGFGALIRRKHLPALSAASVFCALWTLSLVVIVAFPKNNWAIGPSAGGTVHRIASVVAFVCLPLAVWFAAKAVFPSSPARRAVTRVLAVAALAWFGVILGAIVVSMNGGRPWWQAIPLGLVERAMALTGLIALASLLIPPRVVAPVPDEALRVAS; encoded by the coding sequence ATGACGACGTCCCAGGTCACCGCCAGATCCCCGCTGGCCCTGCTGGCCGCCGTGGTCTCGGTCGCCGGTGGTGCGCTGCTGATCCTGCTGCTGCAGGTCCTGCCTGCCACCAGCGGCATCAGCCCGGTCCGCCGCACCATCAGCGAATACGCGCTGAGCGAGAACAAGTGGATCTTCGATGTCGCGGTCCTGCTGGTCGCGTTCGGTTCGGCGATCGGCTTCGGCGCGCTGATCCGCCGCAAGCATCTTCCCGCGCTGTCCGCGGCGTCGGTCTTCTGCGCGCTCTGGACGCTGAGCCTGGTGGTGATCGTGGCGTTCCCCAAGAACAACTGGGCGATCGGGCCGAGCGCCGGCGGGACGGTGCACCGGATCGCGAGCGTCGTGGCCTTCGTCTGCCTGCCCCTGGCCGTGTGGTTCGCCGCCAAGGCCGTCTTCCCGTCCTCCCCCGCGCGCCGCGCGGTGACGCGGGTGCTCGCGGTGGCGGCGCTGGCCTGGTTCGGCGTGATCCTCGGGGCGATCGTGGTCTCGATGAACGGCGGCAGGCCGTGGTGGCAGGCGATCCCGCTGGGGCTGGTCGAACGCGCGATGGCGCTGACCGGGCTGATCGCGCTGGCGTCGCTGCTCATCCCGCCCCGGGTGGTCGCACCGGTTCCCGACGAGGCCTTGCGGGTCGCGTCCTGA
- a CDS encoding S8 family peptidase, producing MRRRAHVLAGLLLVTVLGVTSAQVAQAAPGQPPPENAATPGPRTLTLITGDRITVRERQGEAPTLSVQPGPGRERMGFQRTQDKNGWSVFPADALPLVAKGVLDERLFRVDRLLADGYDDSARPTLPLIVQQDGAVSGAGATTVRRLDSVGATAFAQPKDRAGEFWATLTGPRAASVRKVWLDRKVKANLDRSVPQIGAPEAWRSGFTGKDVKVAVLDTGIDAHHPDLAGKVVAAKDFSGGEDPTDRHGHGTHVASTILGSGSASAGRLKGVAPDAGLLAAKVLGDDGSGGWSEIISGMEWAVAQGAKVINLSLGGDDDEGVDPLEAAVNRLTKDNGVLFVIAAGNDGDRGAGTVGSPGSADEALTVGAVDRADALASFSGKGPRRGDNAVKPEITAPGVGIVAAKAGGDYQPMSGTSMATPHVAGAAALLVQQHPDWRPEQIKAGLTGSAKPAEGLTVFQQGAGRTDVAKAVEQRVNTDVTTVAFGTVPVDDPKPRTREITYRNSGEQPVELDLRLDVRDENGKPAVDGLFTVDRPKVTVPAGGTATAAITVNPGQKPRAAYGGTLLATSADVTVRSLIGADLQREVFSADVKLFDRKGDKANGIVFVTNLDSGEAKVLSAEGGGGPIRLPQGRYLFVSEISETTGTSLVTEPGFVLDRDREVVLDGRLAKPVTVRTDREGASSNGQIIAFSERVAGRGSASYSWYQPRLFHDEQYAYVAPTRTVVADFDFLVTTMLSKQTGEGRSENSPYLYNLQFPANGRVPDVSAYRVRDHELAKVNATYAGTGRQWGNLHVLPSPYDNESDLGDAWFLTAQAELPSTREEFYSTGKIRWLKRLFVDRVATNGTWSDTQETAAGVEYRAGQRSKEDWNRAVVGPTLAKLTKTVRDGDTVSLLLPLLAAGGDHASLSFVEGTTRLTRDGKEIGSVPRVPGHLWPNNSPVTFTVPPEAGEYTLTIDAKRPEGTNAELSANVVTSWKFRSQRAEGEKPLPLMALRAAPSLGPANDAWRLLPLVVPIEVQRSAGMTGTIRQVTAEASFDGGKNWHRQPVVGSGAHRQAFVVAPLFSSSPFVSLRLSATESGGGSVTQTIVNAYRLR from the coding sequence ATGCGCCGAAGAGCCCATGTCCTGGCCGGTCTGCTCCTGGTGACCGTGCTCGGGGTGACCAGCGCGCAAGTCGCGCAGGCCGCTCCCGGGCAGCCGCCGCCGGAGAACGCCGCGACGCCGGGTCCGCGCACCCTCACCCTGATCACCGGCGACCGGATCACCGTGCGGGAACGCCAGGGCGAGGCGCCCACGCTTTCGGTGCAGCCGGGTCCCGGCCGGGAACGGATGGGTTTCCAGCGCACCCAGGACAAGAACGGCTGGTCGGTCTTCCCCGCCGATGCCCTCCCGCTGGTGGCGAAAGGCGTCCTGGACGAGAGGCTCTTCCGCGTCGACCGGTTGCTCGCCGACGGCTACGACGACAGCGCGCGGCCGACCCTGCCCCTGATCGTGCAGCAGGACGGCGCGGTTTCCGGCGCGGGTGCGACCACCGTGCGGCGGCTGGACAGCGTCGGCGCGACCGCGTTCGCCCAGCCGAAGGACCGCGCGGGCGAGTTCTGGGCCACGTTGACCGGTCCCCGCGCGGCTTCGGTACGGAAGGTGTGGCTGGACCGCAAGGTCAAGGCGAACCTCGATCGCAGCGTGCCGCAGATCGGTGCGCCCGAGGCCTGGCGGAGCGGGTTCACCGGCAAGGACGTCAAGGTCGCGGTGCTGGACACCGGTATCGACGCCCACCACCCGGATCTGGCGGGGAAGGTGGTCGCGGCCAAGGACTTCTCGGGTGGCGAGGACCCCACCGACCGGCACGGCCACGGCACCCATGTCGCCTCGACGATCCTGGGCTCCGGCTCGGCTTCCGCCGGGCGGCTCAAGGGTGTCGCGCCCGACGCCGGGCTGCTCGCCGCGAAGGTGCTCGGAGACGACGGCAGCGGTGGCTGGTCGGAGATCATCAGCGGGATGGAGTGGGCCGTCGCCCAGGGTGCCAAGGTGATCAACCTGAGCCTCGGCGGTGACGACGATGAGGGTGTCGACCCCCTGGAGGCGGCGGTGAACCGCCTCACCAAGGACAACGGCGTGCTGTTCGTGATCGCCGCCGGCAACGACGGGGACCGCGGGGCGGGCACGGTGGGTTCGCCGGGCAGCGCCGACGAGGCCCTCACCGTCGGCGCGGTGGACCGGGCCGACGCGCTGGCGTCGTTCTCGGGCAAGGGGCCGCGGCGAGGGGACAACGCGGTCAAACCGGAGATCACCGCGCCGGGTGTGGGGATCGTCGCGGCGAAGGCCGGCGGTGATTACCAGCCGATGTCGGGTACCTCGATGGCGACACCGCATGTCGCGGGAGCGGCGGCGCTGCTCGTCCAGCAGCACCCCGACTGGCGTCCCGAGCAGATCAAGGCCGGGCTCACCGGCAGCGCGAAGCCTGCTGAAGGGTTGACCGTTTTCCAGCAGGGAGCGGGACGCACCGACGTCGCCAAGGCTGTCGAGCAGCGGGTGAACACCGACGTCACCACGGTGGCCTTCGGCACCGTCCCGGTGGACGACCCGAAGCCGCGGACCCGCGAGATCACCTACCGCAACAGCGGTGAGCAGCCCGTCGAACTCGATCTGCGGCTCGATGTCCGCGACGAGAACGGGAAACCGGCTGTCGACGGCCTTTTCACGGTGGACCGGCCGAAGGTCACGGTACCGGCGGGCGGGACCGCGACCGCGGCGATCACGGTGAACCCCGGGCAAAAGCCTCGCGCCGCCTATGGCGGAACTCTGCTCGCCACCTCCGCCGATGTCACGGTGCGCAGCCTGATCGGCGCGGACCTCCAGCGTGAGGTCTTTTCGGCCGACGTCAAGCTTTTCGACCGCAAGGGCGACAAGGCGAACGGCATCGTGTTCGTGACCAATTTGGACAGTGGCGAGGCGAAGGTACTGTCCGCGGAGGGTGGCGGCGGCCCGATCCGGCTGCCGCAGGGCCGGTACCTGTTCGTCTCGGAGATCTCCGAGACGACGGGGACGAGTCTGGTGACCGAGCCGGGTTTCGTGCTCGATCGCGACCGGGAAGTCGTGCTGGACGGGCGCCTGGCGAAACCGGTGACGGTGCGGACCGACCGCGAGGGCGCCAGTTCGAACGGCCAGATCATCGCCTTCTCCGAACGCGTCGCGGGCCGGGGGAGCGCGAGCTATTCGTGGTACCAGCCGAGGCTTTTCCACGACGAACAGTACGCCTACGTCGCCCCGACCCGGACCGTCGTGGCCGACTTCGACTTCCTCGTCACGACCATGCTGAGCAAGCAGACCGGCGAGGGTCGTTCGGAGAACAGCCCGTACCTGTACAACCTGCAGTTTCCCGCCAACGGCCGCGTTCCCGACGTCTCCGCGTACCGGGTGCGTGACCACGAACTGGCGAAGGTGAACGCCACCTACGCCGGTACCGGCAGGCAATGGGGCAACCTGCACGTGCTGCCTTCGCCCTACGACAACGAATCCGACCTCGGCGACGCCTGGTTCCTCACCGCGCAGGCCGAGTTGCCCTCGACGCGGGAGGAGTTCTACAGCACCGGGAAGATCCGCTGGCTGAAGCGGCTCTTCGTGGATCGGGTCGCCACCAACGGAACTTGGAGCGATACCCAGGAGACCGCGGCAGGCGTCGAGTACCGTGCCGGGCAACGGTCCAAAGAGGACTGGAACCGCGCGGTCGTCGGCCCGACACTGGCGAAGCTGACCAAGACGGTGCGAGACGGGGACACCGTCAGTCTCCTGCTCCCCCTGCTCGCGGCCGGCGGCGACCACGCCAGCCTGTCGTTTGTGGAGGGCACCACCCGGCTCACGCGGGACGGGAAGGAAATCGGTTCCGTGCCGAGGGTTCCCGGCCACCTCTGGCCGAACAACAGCCCGGTGACCTTCACCGTGCCGCCGGAAGCGGGCGAGTACACGCTGACCATCGACGCGAAACGGCCGGAGGGAACCAACGCCGAACTGTCCGCTAACGTGGTCACGTCGTGGAAGTTCCGCTCACAACGGGCGGAGGGTGAGAAGCCGCTTCCGCTGATGGCACTGAGGGCCGCTCCCTCGCTCGGCCCGGCCAACGACGCTTGGCGCCTGCTGCCGCTCGTCGTGCCGATCGAGGTCCAGCGTTCCGCCGGGATGACGGGCACCATCCGGCAGGTCACCGCGGAGGCCTCCTTCGACGGCGGTAAGAACTGGCACCGGCAGCCCGTCGTCGGGAGTGGCGCGCACCGGCAGGCCTTCGTCGTGGCACCGCTGTTCAGCTCGTCGCCTTTCGTTTCCTTGCGGCTGTCGGCGACGGAGTCGGGCGGCGGTTCGGTGACGCAGACGATCGTCAACGCCTATCGCCTGAGGTAA
- a CDS encoding thiamine-phosphate kinase: MSGVTEISPVGDHVRLGDLGEHKILEHILRPRYGGVRGFGDDCAVLDAPEGLRGELVATTDSCPTPLVTILGETDPYHAGWLLATINLSDLAAAGATPIGLVVNYTLPKTTTAGEFRRLLDGVDACTETHGTKVVGGDLRDGPVRQLTATAIGRCVPGSRLGRAGAEVGDRLLLVGSPGYLWSYALLVEEQARLPESLVAEIRQRACRPTAQVTAGRTLATAGLARAAMDVSDGLFPTVRTLCGANGLGARVTTDIQLDEALVDVCKQSGLGRFELAQAWGDWTLVVAVRPQDVELAKKTLAGEGIAAQEIGTLVPREQGVSLDDGEKTELWDGIAQERFSPSSWHGGDLPKLITEVLGRRAG; encoded by the coding sequence ATGTCGGGCGTGACTGAAATCTCGCCCGTCGGCGACCACGTCCGCCTCGGCGACCTCGGCGAGCACAAGATCCTGGAACACATCCTGCGGCCGCGCTACGGCGGTGTCCGCGGTTTCGGTGACGACTGCGCCGTCCTCGACGCTCCGGAAGGGCTTCGCGGCGAGCTGGTCGCCACCACCGACAGCTGCCCCACGCCGCTGGTCACCATCCTGGGCGAAACGGATCCGTACCACGCCGGCTGGCTGCTGGCGACGATCAACCTGTCCGATCTGGCGGCCGCCGGTGCCACCCCGATCGGTCTGGTCGTCAACTACACCCTGCCGAAGACGACCACGGCGGGCGAGTTCCGGCGGCTCCTCGACGGCGTGGACGCGTGCACGGAGACCCACGGGACCAAGGTCGTCGGCGGCGATCTCCGCGACGGCCCGGTCCGGCAGCTCACCGCGACCGCGATCGGCCGGTGCGTCCCGGGGAGCAGACTCGGGCGCGCGGGCGCCGAAGTCGGTGATCGGCTGCTGCTGGTCGGTTCGCCCGGCTACCTGTGGTCGTACGCGTTGCTCGTCGAAGAGCAGGCGCGGCTTCCCGAGTCTCTCGTCGCCGAAATCCGGCAACGCGCCTGCCGCCCGACGGCGCAGGTGACCGCCGGGAGGACGCTCGCCACGGCGGGGCTGGCCCGCGCGGCGATGGACGTGTCCGACGGTCTTTTCCCGACCGTACGCACCCTCTGCGGCGCGAACGGCCTCGGTGCCCGTGTCACGACGGACATCCAGCTGGACGAGGCGCTCGTCGACGTCTGCAAGCAGTCGGGACTCGGCCGGTTCGAGCTCGCGCAGGCCTGGGGAGACTGGACGCTCGTGGTCGCCGTGCGGCCGCAGGACGTCGAACTCGCCAAGAAAACCCTTGCGGGGGAAGGCATCGCGGCGCAGGAGATCGGCACTCTCGTTCCCCGTGAACAGGGAGTCTCGCTGGACGACGGCGAGAAGACCGAGCTTTGGGACGGCATCGCGCAGGAGCGGTTCTCGCCCAGTTCGTGGCACGGCGGCGACCTGCCGAAGCTGATCACGGAGGTCCTGGGCAGGCGGGCGGGCTGA
- a CDS encoding methyltransferase domain-containing protein, which translates to MRALPPDLPDGPVLVPCCGTFPELDLLTERLPGREIIGIDLSAGMTALARRRAAGNPLVRVVEGDASALDVTAAAVVSVFGLQQLPEPDAALRSWAGALRPGGLLSVVYWPHSLEPGGPFTVLSDVLRGHVPARDRSWEDRLVAALEDAVLERDEPLSFPMVHPDADTFFTAHTRSGPMRPLADARGEAFIAVLREEFLRRAPEGEWRHRPSARHIVARA; encoded by the coding sequence GTGCGGGCCCTCCCCCCGGACCTGCCCGACGGCCCCGTTCTCGTCCCCTGCTGCGGGACCTTCCCGGAGCTGGACCTGCTCACCGAACGGCTACCGGGACGCGAAATCATCGGTATCGACCTGTCGGCGGGCATGACCGCGCTGGCCCGGCGCCGGGCGGCGGGCAACCCGCTCGTGCGCGTCGTCGAAGGCGACGCCTCGGCACTCGACGTCACGGCAGCGGCCGTCGTCTCGGTCTTCGGCCTGCAGCAACTCCCCGAACCCGACGCCGCGCTCCGGTCCTGGGCAGGCGCGCTACGCCCGGGCGGACTGCTTTCGGTCGTCTACTGGCCGCACAGCCTCGAACCGGGCGGACCGTTCACCGTGCTGTCCGACGTCCTGCGGGGGCACGTCCCGGCCAGGGATCGCTCCTGGGAAGACCGGCTCGTCGCCGCGCTGGAGGACGCCGTGCTCGAGCGGGACGAGCCGTTGTCGTTCCCGATGGTCCATCCGGACGCGGACACGTTCTTCACCGCGCACACCCGGTCCGGGCCGATGCGGCCGTTGGCGGACGCGCGCGGTGAAGCGTTCATCGCCGTGCTGCGCGAGGAATTCCTGCGACGTGCCCCGGAAGGGGAATGGCGACACCGGCCGTCTGCCCGGCATATCGTCGCGCGGGCGTGA
- the dcd gene encoding dCTP deaminase, which yields MPLTRPAPRRGILTDKAIRRAHRNGELTISPFAPDLVRPAAISLRLGDEAFALESTGTVDIADRSTYPELRPKELDAEGRLCVEPGEVVLAPTLEKIGLSEKLAGLVDGTSDYARLGISVVLCGQVSPGFGRENGAVLTLEIVNHLRHPVLLHPGTRICNLMLFATTGSDRPYGALPYNYSSDHTVAPSRLADHVGRD from the coding sequence ATGCCCTTGACCCGGCCCGCGCCACGCCGCGGGATCCTGACCGACAAGGCGATCAGACGCGCGCACCGGAACGGGGAACTCACGATCAGCCCGTTCGCGCCGGACCTCGTCCGCCCCGCCGCGATCAGCCTGCGGCTCGGCGACGAGGCGTTCGCGCTGGAATCGACCGGAACCGTCGACATCGCCGACCGGAGCACCTATCCGGAACTCCGGCCGAAGGAACTCGACGCCGAAGGCAGGCTGTGCGTCGAGCCCGGCGAAGTCGTCCTCGCCCCGACGCTCGAGAAGATCGGGCTTTCGGAGAAACTCGCCGGGCTCGTCGACGGTACGAGCGACTACGCGCGGCTCGGCATCAGCGTCGTCCTTTGTGGTCAGGTCAGTCCCGGTTTCGGCCGTGAGAACGGCGCCGTGCTGACCCTCGAGATCGTGAACCACCTGCGGCATCCGGTACTCCTGCATCCCGGCACGCGGATCTGCAATCTCATGTTGTTCGCCACCACCGGCAGCGACCGGCCCTACGGCGCGCTGCCGTACAACTATTCCAGCGACCACACCGTGGCCCCGTCCCGATTGGCGGATCATGTCGGGCGTGACTGA
- the fabG gene encoding 3-oxoacyl-ACP reductase FabG, with translation MTEHPSRVAIVTGAGRGIGSAVAKRLASDGFAVGLLDLDEAGVKQGAEAIVAEGGKAVGVALDVNDAAQVEAAVTRVAEELGAPTVLINNAGITRDNLLFKMTEQDWDSVLGVHLKGSFLMTREVQKYQTQEKWGRIVNLSSTSALGNRGQVNYSAAKAGMQGFTKTLAIELGKFNVTANAIAPGFIATDMTAATAERIGMSFEDFKAAAASQIPVQRVGTPDDIANLASFLVSEGAGFISGQVIYVAGGPKD, from the coding sequence GTGACCGAACACCCCTCCCGCGTAGCGATCGTCACCGGCGCCGGCCGTGGCATCGGCTCGGCCGTGGCCAAGCGCCTCGCTTCCGACGGGTTCGCCGTCGGCCTGCTGGACCTCGACGAAGCGGGCGTCAAGCAGGGAGCCGAGGCGATCGTCGCCGAGGGCGGCAAGGCCGTCGGTGTCGCGCTGGACGTCAACGACGCCGCGCAGGTCGAGGCGGCGGTGACCCGGGTGGCCGAGGAACTCGGCGCGCCGACCGTGCTGATCAACAACGCCGGTATCACCCGTGACAACCTGCTGTTCAAGATGACCGAACAGGACTGGGACTCGGTTCTGGGCGTTCACCTGAAGGGGTCGTTCCTGATGACCCGCGAGGTGCAGAAGTACCAGACGCAGGAGAAGTGGGGCCGCATCGTCAACCTGTCCAGCACCTCGGCGCTGGGCAACCGCGGCCAGGTCAACTACTCCGCGGCCAAGGCGGGCATGCAGGGCTTCACCAAGACCCTCGCGATCGAACTGGGCAAGTTCAACGTCACCGCGAACGCCATCGCCCCCGGCTTCATCGCCACCGACATGACCGCGGCGACAGCCGAGCGGATCGGCATGTCGTTCGAGGACTTCAAGGCGGCGGCCGCGTCGCAGATCCCGGTCCAGCGCGTCGGCACACCCGACGACATCGCCAACCTCGCGTCGTTCCTGGTGAGCGAGGGCGCCGGATTCATCTCCGGCCAGGTCATCTACGTCGCCGGCGGACCGAAGGACTGA
- a CDS encoding helix-turn-helix domain-containing protein, producing MKPTSAGDRPVSPGAETVTASDVGVELRRLRKTAGETQAQTARIIGVTRANLTQWETGKYLPSVPNARQLDDHFRAANALFTLVEKARSPQDHNPPALGDAGAVDTSRSLLQVFRTVGARLAAHVIRDDDGKPLGWRHNLQKTTGPKALSTAYGINAMLVVGDPYIDLHTLAEDLYRLQAEHDWRGRAGGKRPETTASVVDALFRTSTMSADEGLDQLERSLDPYSRTRPYLLSAVLHTAVRLRPDAPLTDRLIDALLAARLDFDGARLWPEKNEAGLVAPEASVVHTARSVVALRDVLSSREDRNDVRDAADEATQWLIDRSHSDDGVAEDLERPRPDGEGTTRIIIRHFTAAWVVQALATAPLLPLPRLNRALGTLWERYDAEQGLWAWGSGDLPIWQTLDAVTALRAAAFAVAAPPLSPPGTPGTTS from the coding sequence ATGAAGCCTACATCGGCCGGGGACCGGCCGGTAAGTCCTGGTGCGGAAACCGTTACCGCGTCGGACGTCGGAGTCGAGCTGAGGCGGCTGCGCAAGACGGCGGGCGAGACGCAGGCGCAGACCGCCCGGATCATCGGGGTCACCCGGGCGAACCTGACCCAGTGGGAGACCGGCAAGTACCTGCCGTCGGTGCCCAACGCCCGCCAGCTCGACGACCACTTCCGCGCCGCGAACGCGCTGTTCACGCTGGTGGAGAAGGCACGATCACCCCAAGACCACAACCCGCCCGCCCTCGGTGACGCGGGCGCCGTCGACACCTCTCGTTCGCTGCTGCAGGTCTTCCGCACCGTCGGCGCCAGACTCGCCGCGCACGTGATCCGCGACGACGACGGGAAGCCGCTGGGCTGGCGGCACAACCTGCAGAAGACCACGGGGCCGAAGGCCCTCAGCACCGCGTACGGGATCAACGCGATGCTGGTGGTAGGCGATCCCTACATCGACCTACATACGCTCGCCGAAGATCTCTACCGGCTGCAGGCGGAACACGACTGGCGTGGTCGAGCGGGCGGCAAACGACCGGAGACCACCGCGTCGGTCGTGGACGCCCTCTTCCGCACCAGCACCATGTCCGCCGACGAAGGGCTGGACCAGCTCGAAAGGTCACTCGACCCGTACAGCCGTACCCGTCCGTACCTGTTGTCCGCCGTGTTGCACACGGCGGTCCGGCTGCGGCCGGACGCCCCGCTGACCGACAGGCTGATCGACGCCCTCCTGGCGGCCCGGCTCGACTTCGACGGTGCGCGGTTGTGGCCGGAGAAGAACGAAGCCGGCCTCGTCGCCCCGGAGGCTTCGGTGGTCCACACCGCCCGTTCGGTCGTCGCTCTGCGGGACGTCCTGAGCAGCCGCGAAGATCGCAACGACGTCCGCGACGCCGCCGACGAAGCCACACAATGGCTCATCGACAGGTCGCACTCGGACGACGGCGTGGCCGAAGATCTCGAAAGGCCCCGCCCCGACGGTGAAGGGACCACCCGGATCATCATCCGGCACTTCACCGCCGCCTGGGTCGTCCAAGCACTCGCCACCGCCCCGCTCCTGCCACTTCCCCGGCTCAACCGGGCGCTCGGAACCCTCTGGGAGCGCTATGACGCCGAACAAGGATTGTGGGCCTGGGGAAGCGGGGACCTACCCATCTGGCAGACACTGGACGCCGTCACCGCCCTCCGCGCGGCCGCATTCGCCGTCGCCGCGCCCCCGCTCAGCCCTCCAGGAACCCCAGGTACGACTTCATGA